The Psychrobacillus sp. FSL K6-2836 nucleotide sequence CGATGTAACGGTTGCGTGGATGCTCACGGCATTCGTCCGAGCAACTACGTAGATACTTGTGTTCGTTTTCTTCTGAGCAAAGAATTTTATCATTACAATCAGGGTTTGCACAGTTTACATAACGCTCGCATGGCTCTCCTGTGAAATGGTCTTTACCTACAACGACATGCTCTACTTGGTTAATCGGTACAGCGATGCGCTCATCAAATACGTACATTTGCCCATCCCAAAGCTGTCCACGGACTTCTGGATCTTTGGCGTAAGTTGCGATCCCCCCGTGTAGTTGACCAACACCTTCAAAACCTTCTCTTACTAACCAACCCGAGAATTTTTCACAGCGTATTCCACCAGTACAATACGTAAGCACTTTTTTGCCTTCGAACATTTCTTTGTTCTCTAGCATCCAGTCCGGTAGATCCCGGAAGTTTCGAATTTCTGGGCGAATGGCACCGCGGAAGTGACCTAGGTCGAATTCATAATCATTACGAGCATCAATAACAACCGTATCTTCTGCTTGCATTTGTTCAAAGAACTCTTTTGGAGAGAGGTATTGTCCTGTTAGTTCATTTGGATTAATATCATCTGCTAATCCTAAATGTACAATCTCTTTCTTAGGACGAACATGCATTTTTTTGAAGGCATGTCCTTCTGTTTCATCTATTTTATACACCATGTCAGCAAAACGTTCGTCTGCCTTCATCATGTTCATGTATGCGTCAGTTTGTTCAATCGTTCCTGAGCAAGTTCCGTTTATTCCTTCGTCTGATACTAAAATACGCCCTTTTAACCCAATTTCCTTACATGCTGCAAGATGTTCTTGCGAAAATGTTACTGGATCTTCAATCGGGACATATTTATAGTAAAGTAATACTCTGTATGCATTTGTTTCCATTTTTTACTCCACCTTTTCTAATTTTGTCCACCGTCTAATATACCAAAAAATACGTCAAATGTTAAATAGATTGTTTCTTTTTATAATTTAAAAAGTACCTGATACCTTACAAACGATTTCGGTGTTGCGGATGGTGAAGTTTGCATAAAAGTTAAAATTCTTGTAACGAATAATATTTTAAATCTATATATAAATATCACAGGTAAAAATTTGGTAAGAAGGAGGAGGATAAAATGAGATCTACAAGCCAATGCAGATGAAGTGAAATGTTTTCTTATTTGTTTAACTTCAAATGTAGATTTAGCTGCTAGGCCAGGAGAACTTTTTGACACTAACCGGTGCGGGCGACATGTTCTGTTGTAAGCACCTTTTTAGCTTGAAACTACAGGAGATTTTTAAAAAAATTCAACTTTACAATGGAGGATAGTTTTAGGAACCATGTTTCCTAAAACTATCCCATCGAGAAAAGTACCAGGTACCCTACACTAAAAAACTAAAATTGCACACTAAATCCATTAAAGTGATGAATACATGTTCCAAATCGTACAAGATCCTTTTCTTTTAAAGCCTTAACAGCATGTTTTACATCTGTAAGAATAGACGGGTTTAGACCTAATACATTTTTTAAAGATATGCCCATAGTCATTAACTCAAATATCTATGAAGTCTTTCAGTATCCAACCCACTTCCCCGTTCTCTCTTTTTACTAAGACATATCCTTCACATTCCTGATCAATTACCGACACTTTTTCACCTTGTTTGACAGATAAAAAAGTTGTACTTAGGTCAGTCTTGGCACGAGTCGATTCATTATCAGATAGTAGATATTCATTTTTAATCCATTGTTCTATACCGAGATTCGTATTTTCACACAGAGCAAAGTATTCTTCTTGACGTATTACTTGCAGGTCATAATTTGGATATGTAACGGTCCCTACTCTATTCATCGAATCGTTATATTCTTTTTGCACAGTCATTTCGTTTGTTAACTCATCAACATATGTATATGTATACTTACCCTTTTGGATAATGAGCGCATTTAGTTGGCCGTCTTTCTTAATCTGATTTCCACCATCTAATGCGATGACCCTTTTATCCAAATCAATGAGCGGATTATGTGAACTAATTTGCGTTTCTCGATAATTAACAACTGGCCAATGACCTACGATGACTATTTTCTCCTCTTGGTGCTCTTGGTTATAAAATTCTTGTGTATATAAAGCTACTTCTTCTGTTGTTTCTCTCCAATTTCCCTTTTTCTCAATACCTGCGTGAATGACTATAAAATCTTCGGTTTCATAAGCAACTGGTAATGATTCTATCCATTCTATTTCATCTTTAAAGTATTGGTGATAGTAATGGGCAAGTTCTTCTAAATTCATGAAATCTTCTAATGTTTTACGATTTTTGGCTAACATTTCGTTTAAAACAGAATTCTTTTGTCTATTCATGTATGGGATGATTCCCCCACTCCCATTAAAAACATAACGATGGACTACATCACAGTTTCCTTTTGTTACAAAGACCTTGTCAGATTGTTCGCATAGACCTCTTACAAATTCCATGACTTCTAAACTATTTGGACCTTTTTCGCAAAGATCTCCATTGATGAATAGATAGTCTTCCTCCGTGTACTCTACTTTATGTAATAGATTTTTGAATAGCTTTAGATTTGCGTGTATATCTGAAATGACTACCACACGTTTTGTTTTGTCTAATTGTAGTCTTCTTACTTCTATCATAATTCCCACCCTAAAATTTCACTTTTGTGAATATTATATCAAATGAAAGGTAATTAAATGTACTTTAATTTTCGCCAGAACCTAATAAAATTTAATGATTTTTACAACTAAATTTTTTGTTTTCCAAATCCCACTACTAAAAGTTCAAAGACGAGAAACTCTGGGTTCATATCATTAAAAAAAACGAACGAGAAAGCAAATGAATGCCTCTTGTTCGTTTTGTATGTTCTAATCTATTTTGTTTTATTGGCAATTTCTATCGCACGATTGGTTCCTTCTGCTGCTGCATCTAGTGCTTCTTGGGGATCCATTCCTTGATATAGATTTTCTAATGCTGTTACAATTTGTTGACGTGATTCAGGGAATACCGATATTAATGCACCCTGTGTTGCCGTAGAGGGTTCCGTGCTTTGTAGTTGATCTACAGTTACCTTTAACTGCGGTGTAACTTCCCATGCATCTTTTACGATTTGTTCTTCATATGCAGATGGGTTGATCGCAAAATAGCCTGTCTCTAAATGCCATTTTGCCTGAACCTCTGGGGTAGTTAAGTATTTCATAAATTCCCAAGCAGCCTCTTGCTCTGCTTCCGCAATTCCTTTAGACATCCATAGAGATGCTCCACCAATAACAACCCCGTTACGTTTTACTTCATCCGCATACGGAATATAAGCTGCTCCGACTTCAAAAGGAGCGTTATCAATAATTCCTTTTACACCTGCAGACGAGTCCATGTACATCGCAACTTTTCCAGTTTGGAATGCTGCGCGGATATCATCCCAGTTCGTTCCGAAGTTTCCGAAAGTCCCTGCTTTGTTCATCGTATCTAACAGGTTAAATACGTTTAGTCCTTCTGGTCCATTAAAGGTCGCTTCTGTTGCATCTGCCGCACGTCCATTTTCCTCATTTACATATAATCCCCCTTGCGTCGCAACTAACTCCTCAAAAAACCATCCATATGTTAGCATGGAGAAACCTTTCATTTCATCTGTTTTCAATTTTGCAGCAGTATCAATAACCTCTGAAAATGTTTCTGGAGCCTTCTCTGGATCAAGTCCAGCTGCTTTAAATGCATCCTTGTTATAAAGCATTACCGGTGTAGATGAGTTAAACGGCATAGAATATAACTGATCATCGACTGTGTAGTAATTTAAAATATTTTCTTCAAGCTGTGAAATGTCATAATTATCTTCATCTATAAATTTTTGAATGGGCTCCACAAAGCCGCTATCAATCATATACTTTGTTCCAACCTCAAATACCTGCGTTATGGCTGGAGCATCTTTTGTACCTCCAACACTACGAAGCTTCGTTAATGATTCCTCATATGATCCTTGGAATTCTGCCTGCACTTCATATTTATCTTGAGATGTATTAAAGTCTGCAACAATAGCATCTAAGGAAACCTGACCTGCCCCAGACATTGCATGCCAAAAAGAAATAACTGTCTTGCCTTCTTCATTGGTAACTACTTCTTTTTCTGTTTCTGCCTCGTTACCGCCCGTTTCAGACGAACTACTATCACTGTTTGTACACGCTACTAAAGCAAAAAGACTAAGTAATAATAAAGCTAAAAATGCAAATTTCGATGATTTCCTCATATTTAACGTACACCTCTTTTTTAGTTTTAAACAACCGTTATTTTAGAGCTCCTTGCGTTAACCCCTTTTGTAATTGCTTTTGTCCTAAAAATAATAATAGTAGTGTTGGTATGATAACTACAATTACCCCCGCCATAACCACCCCCCATTCTGTAGACACTTCCTGCGATTGAAGCTGCTTTAAACCGATTTGGACGGTTCGAACAGAATTATTGGTCGTCACTAGAAGTGGCCATAAATACATATTCCATGTAGTCAAAAATCCATAAGCACCTAATGTAACAAGACTTGTTTTAGAAACAGGTAAAACTACTCGAAAGAAAAATCCAAATTTACTTAGTCCTGCTATTTGCGAAGCCTCATGAAGCTCTTTCGGGATAGTTTTAAAATGCTGTCTTAGTAAAAACGTACCAAATGCCAATGCAAAAAACGGCAACGTCATTCCTTGGTAAGTATTAATCCAATCTAGTTTTTGAATGGTAAAAAAGTTAGGAATCATCGTCGCTTCCCATGGAATCATCATCGTCGATATAAATAAGAAAAAGATAAAATCTCTACCCTTAAACGAGATAAATACGAATGCATACGCAGCCAAGCTACAAACAACTAACTGCCCAATCATTAC carries:
- a CDS encoding carbohydrate ABC transporter permease, with protein sequence MRIWKKLILYFLLTVTSLILFFPIIYAFMISFMTGGEILSGKLLPSTFSLDNYVKVFDRLPLFNYLINSFVVSIGVMIGQLVVCSLAAYAFVFISFKGRDFIFFLFISTMMIPWEATMIPNFFTIQKLDWINTYQGMTLPFFALAFGTFLLRQHFKTIPKELHEASQIAGLSKFGFFFRVVLPVSKTSLVTLGAYGFLTTWNMYLWPLLVTTNNSVRTVQIGLKQLQSQEVSTEWGVVMAGVIVVIIPTLLLLFLGQKQLQKGLTQGALK
- a CDS encoding ABC transporter substrate-binding protein codes for the protein MRKSSKFAFLALLLLSLFALVACTNSDSSSSETGGNEAETEKEVVTNEEGKTVISFWHAMSGAGQVSLDAIVADFNTSQDKYEVQAEFQGSYEESLTKLRSVGGTKDAPAITQVFEVGTKYMIDSGFVEPIQKFIDEDNYDISQLEENILNYYTVDDQLYSMPFNSSTPVMLYNKDAFKAAGLDPEKAPETFSEVIDTAAKLKTDEMKGFSMLTYGWFFEELVATQGGLYVNEENGRAADATEATFNGPEGLNVFNLLDTMNKAGTFGNFGTNWDDIRAAFQTGKVAMYMDSSAGVKGIIDNAPFEVGAAYIPYADEVKRNGVVIGGASLWMSKGIAEAEQEAAWEFMKYLTTPEVQAKWHLETGYFAINPSAYEEQIVKDAWEVTPQLKVTVDQLQSTEPSTATQGALISVFPESRQQIVTALENLYQGMDPQEALDAAAEGTNRAIEIANKTK
- a CDS encoding metallophosphoesterase, whose product is MIEVRRLQLDKTKRVVVISDIHANLKLFKNLLHKVEYTEEDYLFINGDLCEKGPNSLEVMEFVRGLCEQSDKVFVTKGNCDVVHRYVFNGSGGIIPYMNRQKNSVLNEMLAKNRKTLEDFMNLEELAHYYHQYFKDEIEWIESLPVAYETEDFIVIHAGIEKKGNWRETTEEVALYTQEFYNQEHQEEKIVIVGHWPVVNYRETQISSHNPLIDLDKRVIALDGGNQIKKDGQLNALIIQKGKYTYTYVDELTNEMTVQKEYNDSMNRVGTVTYPNYDLQVIRQEEYFALCENTNLGIEQWIKNEYLLSDNESTRAKTDLSTTFLSVKQGEKVSVIDQECEGYVLVKRENGEVGWILKDFIDI
- the trhO gene encoding oxygen-dependent tRNA uridine(34) hydroxylase TrhO, which translates into the protein METNAYRVLLYYKYVPIEDPVTFSQEHLAACKEIGLKGRILVSDEGINGTCSGTIEQTDAYMNMMKADERFADMVYKIDETEGHAFKKMHVRPKKEIVHLGLADDINPNELTGQYLSPKEFFEQMQAEDTVVIDARNDYEFDLGHFRGAIRPEIRNFRDLPDWMLENKEMFEGKKVLTYCTGGIRCEKFSGWLVREGFEGVGQLHGGIATYAKDPEVRGQLWDGQMYVFDERIAVPINQVEHVVVGKDHFTGEPCERYVNCANPDCNDKILCSEENEHKYLRSCSDECREHPRNRYIVEHNLSEEEVEARLAAIK